The nucleotide sequence AAGCATGAGGAGCAACCCCAGCAGCACGAGTGGCGTGGCGatgagccccagccccagcagctcGAGGGCCAGCAGGCTCAGCAGTACCAGGCGGCGGGCACAGGGCCCGCGCTCCCGCAGCGCCCAGAGCCAGGCACTCAGGcgaggtgggcagggaaggaagggcaggcagcCCTGGCTGCCCCCGGGCCCTGCCAGGAAGCGCAGCTGGTAGCGGTGCTCCAGGGAGCCCCAGGGCCAAGGACCACGGTGGCGGGGCATGGGGGTGTCGCGGGGCGGCGGGCGTGCAGGCCCATCAGCCTGCAGCAGCTCCTCCTGCAGTTGGTAGATCTCCCATTCCAGCATGGGCGTCTTCTGGCGGCACAGTGGGCAGCGCACACGGCCCAGGTCGGCGCTGGGGGCCGTACCCAGCAGCCGGTGGAGGCAGCCGGCACACAGGCCGTGGCCGCAGTTCAGCAGGGCCAGGCAGTGCTCTCCCGGCCCGTAGGGCTCAGTGCAGATGGGGcactcctcctcctgcccctggcccgctgcctcctgctcctccccctcctccccggctTCCAGGGCCCAGGCACCAGCTATGGCCCCCAGCAGGGGCTCACTGCACGTAGTTCTGGCGCCCTGCGGGACCGCAAGGCCATCCCCTTCACACGCCTGCACCTGGCACGGTGGAGCCAGGCACTCAGGGCCCAGAGGGGCCCAAGGTGGACTGGCGGGCTCCGAGCTGCAGTCAGCCAGGCTGCAGGAGCCAGGACAGGAGGGTGGGGACCCCAGGGCGGCGGCAGGAGTGGTAAGGCGGGAGGTCAGCGTGGCGCTCAGGGGTGGGCAGTCTAGGCTCCAGCACTGACCTTCTCCAGGCTGGAAGTAAACTTCGCTTGGCCCAGCAGGCGTGCCAGCTCCGGTGGCTCCCAGGCACACAAAACACCGTCCCCAGCCAGATCTGGCCTGAGCCTGGCCTCAGCCTCACCCTGTGCCAGCGACTGACAGACTGACAAACAGGCTCTACGGGGTGATGTGGGCCGACCCGCCGTTCTTATCCAACCGGATTTTCCCTCCCAGCACCAAAGGCCCCTCCCAGAGGCGGGACAGTGCCCGCTGCACCCCTCCCGGCTGTGCCCCTTGCTCTGGACATGGGCTGGCtcccgggcagggcagggcagggatggCGCACACCAGCCTGGCTGGGGCCTTCCCCGCACCTCACCAGGGCCCTTCTGTCAGTCACCCTTGCTTGGCCACCAGAGCCCGGCAGAGCTTGGCTGACCTGCCTCCAAGCCTTGAGTTCACAGTGGAAACAGTAGGTGCTCACCACGTTAGAATTAGACACCAAAGTTGCAGCAGCAACCCAGGCAAAGGTGGCTGAGGAGTGACACACGCACATGCAGAGGCACCGCCACACCAGATGGTCCTCTGAGCTGTGGGCCCACCCACCCAGCAGCCACCCACCCAGGAGGAGccggaggaaggaagaaagcgCACGTCACAAGCAGCCACTGGGAGGCGTCATTTACTGCCCAGGCTTTCCTAGAACCAGGAGAGGAAGGGGCTGCGCTGGCCTGGGCCCTCCCACAGCACCTCAGGAGGCCAGGCTGCCCGTCTGAGTCCTGCAGGTGTCAGGGGTGACTGGGATAACAGCAGGCTGCAGTGGGAATGGCTGGGGAGTCCCCAGGGCAGAATGGCCTCGCAGGGATCCTATACCACCTCACAAGGGCTCAGCAGGCTGCCTGTGCCTTCCAGGGTCACTGTCCCTGTGTGAGTGGTGCTGCCCAGGGCACCACCTTGACCAGGTCGGGGAGACATGGACACAGAGCTGCGTGTCAGGGCGAGGGAGGGGAGGGCCTGCGGAGGCTGCAGTGAAGCCAGGGCTGAGAGGCGGGGCCTCGGGGGTGAGGGGGCGTGGCTGTACGCAGGGAGCTGCTGTCTGACCAGCGGGACATGCAAGCCCCAGGCCTGGTCTGAGAGGACTCTGGACCCAGACCAGGCCTGGAGGTGACAATGGCCCCTCTGCCAGGTGCTCCCCTCTGGACTTCCTTCCCTGGGCCCAGAGGACGACCATCAGTCCGGGTGGGCTGCCAGGACGGCTCCTCAGGCCCACGTCTCAGTCTGGAAGCGCAGCGTCCGCTGGAGCCTGGCCAGGTAGGCAGCCGCATCGGGGCCAGAGAGCCCGCCCTCCTCCCGGAAGATGGACATCAGGGCTTCTGAGACGTCGGCCGGCATGTACTTGGCGTTGCTGGAGGGCCATGCGCACAGGGCTCAGTGAGGCCGAGACCCCGGGGGGCTGGGCCCACTCCTGCCACACCCAGGCTCGGCTCACCCTGCCAGGTAGAAGCAGGCGCCCTGGCGGTCCAGCAGCTCCCACACGAGCGGCCCCAGCTCCCGGAGCCGGTGCTGCACATACACCTTCCGCTCCTGCAGGGTGGGAGATGGGCAGGGGCTGAGCCTGAAtgctgccccccaacccccggTTTCCAGGCACACCCACCTGCTCCCGGGAGAAGGCCGTGACCAGGGTCAGGCAGCCCTTCCTCTCCAGGTCCCGCCACTCCGCCTCCCAGTAGAAGTCCTGGTCCCGTCTGCGGCAGCCAAAAAACAAGATGTTTCCTGGGGGAAATGCAGGGTCGTCTCAAGTCTGGACACAGGCCCTCCAGGCTCAGTCAGACCAGCCTGGGTgtggccctgccctgggacccCTGTGCGCTCACCAGTCCAGCCCTGGGCCACACGCTCCTGGATGGCTGCTCGGAAAGGGGCCACCCCTGTGCCAGGCCCCACCATGATCACAGGTGTGTCCGGTGTTTCCGGGAAGGCCAGGCCTCCGGGCCGCACCCACAGGGGCACCCTCGCGGCTCCTACGACAGGAGGAGGTGGCATGAAGAAGCTTGAAAGATCCAGCGTTGTGTGGGCACAGGGGAACAGGAACCCTGGGCCACACGCTCCCTGGCAGCAGGGTCACCTTGTCCAGGGTCCAGGGACGCCAGCCAGGAGGAGCAGAGGCCGCGGCGGGGCTCCCTGAGGCGGGTCTGGTACTGCACCACGGCCACGAGGATCTGCAGCCGTGAGGGCTGCACCTGGGGGAGGGCGAGGGGGCAGGACCAGTGGGCGTCCTGCCCGGGGAGACCACCCCGCCCGCCGCCTGGGCCACAGGCACCCCCCGGGGGTGGTCCTGGGCAGGGGAGGCCTCCTGGCCAGAGGGCAATCGGGCCGCAAACCCTGCCCCAGGCCCGGTTTTCCTAAGGCCAGCCCCGGTTCCACCACCTGGCCCTCACCAGCAGAGAGGAGGCGATGGAGAAGGCTCGGGGCCGGATCGCAGGGATAAGGTCCAACAGGTAGTCTGGTGGGATGGCGCCAGCCGTGTGCGGGAAGTCACACAGCACCTGGGGAAAGAGTCTCAGCGTGGCCAAGGCGTGGCCGGGGCTCAGGACCCGGCGCCAGCCCAGCTGCCGGCCTCACCTCCAGGATGGTCCTGCGGGGGCGGCTGCAGTACTCGTGCAGCTcctcctggccctgggcagaACTGAACTCCAGGAGCTTCTCCCGCTCCAGCTCATGGGCGGACAGACAGGCCAGGAGCTCAAAGAAGGAGCGGCGAGGGACACTGGCGATGTCCAGGTACTGGGACACGAGGTGCCGCacggagcagggctggggcagccttGGGGGACAGGGGACACCTGCAGCGGTGAGAAGACCCCCGTGGGCTTGGGCTGGGCCCTTGGGTGGGGGCGGAGGGCGTGGGGGACGGCGGATGGCAAGGCTGGCCGTGGCCAGGGCGCACCTGGCTCCCGTGGCTGCAGCGTGAAGCGCTGGTCAGGGTTcaggcccagcacctggcagAACTGCTGGACATGGGCGGCTGAGTTCGAAGGCTGAATTAGCACCACGTCGCCAGCAGCAAAGCTGTGGGAATGCCACAGGGCTGTGGGGACTGTGTGGGAGCAATGCGGGGGCCGGGGAGACTATAGAGGGAGGACGTGAACGTCCCAGGAGAGCTGGGGGTCCTCAGACGGAAGCCATCGGCTCTGtggcctggccccagcctccctgagagctgcctcctccctggctctGACAGATCGTCTGCACCCTGGGGCCACagcccttcccccctcccccccactgcCTGCCTCGGCTCCCTGGGGCACCTCTGCACTCTGTCCGGCCGGGAGACTCCCTGCCCACTGGTGTCCCGGGATGTGCTCGGATCCCTCACCTGATGCCGGAGCCCGTGATGTCGAAATCAATCAGCCGAACGTCCTGGAAGTGCGAGGGGCCGGTGACCCTCTGGTTGGCGACCACAGGTGCCAGGAAGGGCTGCAACTCTGACGGGGGCCCCTGAGAGCCTGGGCTGGCTGCCCTCTGCTCCTCAGAGCCCGTGCCGGGATCCTCTTGGAGAAAGTGCAGGGCGAACTTGGAgggcaggctgcagggagggtgTCACGAGTCAGAGCAGGGACTTCCCTCCCCAGGGGCCACTGACCCACACCTCAGAGGGACCCAGGGCGAAGTCCCCAAGGCCAGGCTGGGTCTGCTGCTCCTTCGGGTGCTGCCCCAAGGCCCACACTCACGGGACTCCAGGGGGGATCACAGCGAGGTCCTGCGGCACTGGGCACAGCTCCAGTACTTTCTCCCACAAGTCTCGCAACCAGGGGTCGATGGCagcgtcaggcctaggagagAGCGGGCCCCGGCCTGAGCAGACCTGCTCCCGGCGGGCCAGAGCCACGGAGGCGGGCACCACCTCCCACAGGCTCACCCCAGCTCGTGCTGGTCATCGCCCAGGCACACGGGCAGGAGGGCGCTGCCCCCGAGCTGCAGCAGCCGCCGGTGCAGCTTCTTGGCCACGAAGTTGTACCTGGGGAGACAGCAAGGCCGGCTGTGGACCCAGCCAGGGCTCAGGTTGCTCCTCAGTGGATCAGCGGCATCTTCCTGGGGGCCGGCTGCTCCTCACTTTGGCTTATAAAAGCGCGACTCACTCCTCGTACCGCACCTTCTCCAGGGAACGCTGTCAGTAGCTGGGACTCCCTCCGGCCCCCCCCCCCTTGGGCCTGTGCATGCCACCAACATGGATGTCACGCCACACAGACAACAAAACCTCCCAGCAGAAATGCGTGACATTGCCACCCTTTCCCCTGTTTTCTGTCCTGTTCATCTGAAGCGACTGAGGACCCTGCCACGCACACGGCTTCTGCCACGCAGTGCTCAGCAGCGCCTGGTCCCTGCTTGGACAGTCAAGCGGTTTTCAAAGGTTTGGTGTCTTAAGATGCTACCTGTACCCTTGAACACAAACCCCTCTTTATTTCCTGAGGAAATCATGAAAAACAATGTCACTCCCTGCTCGGGGGTGCAGGTGTGTGCTGTGAAAATGCTGAAAGAGAATCTGGAGGTGGTCCCCTGCCAGGGGAGCAGTGTCTGTCTCCACGGGTCCCCTACGGCACGGGTGTCTCACACTACATGTTTCTGTAAAAGTGGGGAACAGTGCCAGGTCAGTCTTTGCTGACTTTTGTCATGGGCTGTGATGTGACGCCCAGGTCCAGCGGTGGCACTCTGCTGCCCTGCCCACTTCCCTCTGTGCCCCAACGTCATGCGCCAGGCGGCCCGCTGGGGAGCAGCTATGGGCGAGGACTCGAAGTCGGTGCCACTCAGGGGCCACGTGGCCTGCAGAGGCCGACCTGGGGGTGGGCCCTGGCCCTCCCCAGCACCTCTTACCGGCCAGAGCGCCAGGCCAGCGCGTCCACCCTCTGCTACTCACTTGGAATATGAGGAGTCCCCGAGGCCCAGGACGGCAAAGTCCATCCGACAGAGGGAGGTGGAGGGCAGGTTCTTCCGGAATATAAACCTCCAGAAGTTCTACAGCCAGAGGAGACCCCGAGTTAGAGTTCCCGACTCCAGGCCTGCCCCATAGCTGGGAGGGAGGGCCGGTCTTGGCAGAATCCACAGAGATGGGGGCAGAGCAGAAAATACCTGCACACAAGGCAGCGCCTGCGGGACGAGGGCAGGCCCAGGGCTTGGCAAGACCGGGGCCCCCCTGCCTGTGGCAGGCTGGGCAGCCCTGAGCTCCAGGCCTGAGCAGGGCCCCTTCCCAGGGCGccatgccctcctcctccttgagagttttatgttattaaaacaacaaaaccttttttttattccattacaATGGCAAAAAATTTGAGGAAACGCATGAAGTCATAAAGGAGAAGAAAGCTCCCCAGAGCCACCACCGCACAGGCGCCGGGAGGTGACTCCTTCCCCGGGGCATGGCTGGTGAAGGCTGCACATCCAGGACAACCCCggcctccagcctccagggctgGCGGACGCATCTGCTCCCCATCAGCCTCCGCTGGCCACCTTCTCTTCCCTCATCTGAGATTCCCGTGTCCCAGGGGCCGCTCAGGTCTCCACCCACGACCATCCTGTGCCCCGGGGACACAGGAAGGGCTGAGCTGTCCGTTGTCTCTCCCTCAGAACTCCCCGCCCCAGTGGGCCTCGGGCCACCATGAGGAGGCTCTGCACGGACTCCGTACTCGCTCCCCAGCTGCCCCTTTCCCCATGGGGACGCCCACCTGTCTGTCATTCCCCAGCTGGGGTGTGGGCCTCCCTCTGCTCTAGTGGGTCTATCCCAGATCTTCTGCCCAGAACCCAGAGGTCTGTGTGCCCAGGACATGCCCCTCTTCTTCCCAGATGGGTCCGGATGACCAATGCCTCCCTCCACACCAGCCTCTGCGGTGGTCTCCCTGCTGCGCCGAGGCCCGTCTCCTCCTTACCTTCAGCCAGGGTGACCTCAAGCCCCTGGCACATCCTTTGTGCACTCAGTCTTCACCACCCCCCCACCGTCCTTTCTGCGGACAAATATGGAGGTGACAGTGGGGAACCTCTGGACCACTCTGTGGATGAAGAAACTCTGGCCCTGTCAGGTGTGTAGCTCCGTCCACGGGCCTCGGACCGCCTGTGAGAGCAAACTCGCTCTGCCTCTGGGCTCCCTGGGCCCTCGCTAGCTCTCCTGGGGAGAGGCCGTCTTCCTGCCACTCTCGGTGGAGAACCTCCTCCTGAGAAAGGGTTCAGGAAAGGTAATTTCCATGGCCTTTCCTGGTTGCAGAAGGCTTGACTTTCCCCCCAGACCGGATCGGCAGTTCGGCTGGGCACGTTGTAGACGGAAAACCCTCCTCCTGCAGAAGCTGCTTTGCTCTGGGCTCTTCAAGCCTGGCGCCACTGCCCCTTCGAGTGCGTAGGGCTCCCCCTTTATCCCAACCACTAAGACCCACAGTGGCGCTCCTGGTTGGGGCCCTTCCCAGGCACGCGGCTAGCTCTCAGGCTGAAGACTTCAGTTCGgggacattttattttccttgataaTTTCCTCCCCAACACGGTTTTCTCTTTCTGAGCTACTGGAATGATCTTcaaatttttatgtctttcttccattttctatgTAACTTTTTATTATGCTTTCTGTGAGGACTTCTCAACTTTATCTTCCAGTCTTCTAAAGTTTTTTGGATGTCCTCTTAAAGAACCGTTCCTGAGCCTCCAGCTTTGTCCTGTTCTTGTGGTGCTGGCCTTGTCACGTTGTCACGTGGGGGCCGTGTCCTCTGCAGAGAGGATCGCAGCTGCTCTGGCCTCTGCTTGTCCCTGCTCCTccgagttgtttgagtttctctTGGTCTCTGCCTTTCACTGGGTCCTTCCTTCAGCATGTGGTGGTTCTTTGTGGCCTATTTGTACTTAGGAAGCTAAAAGAACACCCTGTGGATGAGCCCGGCACCCAGCGGGTTTTTCCACCAGGAGATGGGGCAGGGACCTTGTCCTTGGCCTTTTACTGTGGACTTCGGTTTCTCCAGAGAGGACCCCTCCTGTCGACTGCCGGGGGTGCACACCTCACCTGCAGCCTTCTCAGCAAGGACCCCAGGACTGAGGCCAGGGTCTTCCTGTTCAGGACATGGATGGCTACTGTGCCTTGCCCCTGCCTGCATGTCCCTGGGTCCGGGCTCTGCAGCCTCTTGCAGGAGCCCCCCATCCCTgctgtgggggcagagggcagctcGCGTTGGCTCCCCACTACTTGTGTTCTCCGTGGGGCACTCACCCCTGAGACTCCCTCCGTCGACCCAAGTCCCAGCAGATCCTCCTCGCCTTCGTGCTGTCGGCTGCCTGactgcccagcccagctcagacCCGAGGGAGTGCagtccccctcctctcccacccctgcatCCCGCCACATCCCGCCACTCGCCTCCTGCCTTTGCTCCCCTCTGCCACCCTTCCTGTTGAGAAGATCCCCACCTGTGCTCAGGTcatcccagctctgtccccattcggtcctcagcccctgcccagtCTTTCCCCCAGCAGCACTTAAACATGCCAAGTCTCTCCCATCTTATTTACACCTTCTTTTTAACTGCTTAGCCCTTTTACAGCcagaatttttgtttcaaatgctCACTCTTAAAATATTCTCTCTACTCACTCGCTTATTTGCAGATTTATTGTAATCTGGCTTCTCTCCTCAGGAGCCACTGAACCTGCTCTGCCTGATGTCACCAATAATCCTTTTGCCAGTAAATCCCATAGATGCCTCTCAGGCCTCATCTTATTTGACCTGTGCACAGCTTTGAACGTTGCAGCCCTTCTTGGAACAcccacctcccctgccctctaCCGTGGGATGGTGAACTCCGTCTTTCAGCTGCTTGTCCacattcctgcccctccctgccctaaTACTCAGGGCAGCCTGTCATCAGGGGAGGGAAGAGCTTCCTTTTCTCACACTTCTGTATTCTGGCCACTTCACCATcttctgcggtccccaaccccggggCCGTGGCCCCATACTGGTCCATGCCTGTTAGGATCTGGGCTgagcatcactgcctgagctccgcctacCCCTccttggtccatggaaaaactgtcttccacgaaaccagtccctgtTTATGGTATGTTAAatggtaaaagaagaaaagaaagaaaccagtccctggtgccaaaaagattggggaccgctgAATATCTCCACTCCAGGATCCTATCTGGAGCTCCAGACCTACTGCACATCAACACCTGGATGTCTCTAGGCACCCTGCCCCCCACGCTCCCTGCCCCTGTATTCGCTATTTCTGTGCATGGAACTACCATCCATGCTGGTTCCAGAGCCCAAATCCCTGTCTTGATTCTGCCTTCTTTCTCATCTATCAGATCCATTCAATTACACGTCCTGCTGGTTCTACCTTCCTAACATCTCTGGAATGTGTCCACTTCTGTCTTCTGCCACCAGCCTATCTCAGACCACCAGGGTCTCTTGCCTGTGTTCCGTATCTCTTGGTGTCATTCTTGCTCTCCTGCAACCTGTGCTCCTGTAGACAAGTACTGGTCTTGCTAGAATATGAACGTGACCATGTCGCAATCCCCCCCCCCGCCCATGTCTACAGCCTTTTAAGCCCATCTGCCTTCCTGTGGCTGCCCAGGCTCTTTTGACTGGGTCCgacttcctgcctctctccccttcccctcttgcCCCCAGTGCACTCCTTGGCTCAGCCATCCAGGACTACTTTCTCCTCTGCACAGGCTGTTCCTTCTTCCCTGGTGCCTGAGTAGCCCCCACTCATCCTTCAGGACTCAACCTATGCTGCCTTCTTCCAAAAAGCTCTGCCTGAGTCCCAAGGCTGAGCTAGATAAGGATAGATGCCCCTTACCAATGCTCCCATAACATCTGGCACCTTCCCCAGGAGCAGCTATTTCCTGATGTTGTAACTGCCCATTAAACCTGTTGCTTCTGCTACAGTGTGAGATCTGTGAGGGCAGACATGTGGCTATTGGGGTCATAGTTGGATTCCCAGCAGTAGATCATGCCAGTAATGTATGTACTCAAAAgatgttcaaagaattaaagaatgtTCTGTGAAAATCACACAAGCTACAGATACACACAAGACCCAGAGCAGATTCAGATATAGCCCTGGAAAAACATGAAAggttaaaatggagaaaaaggctATTTGGTGACTACAAAGCGTTTATTAGAGAGAACCAGAGCCCCCAGCTCCACCCAAAGACATCCTGTTAAATCCACCTCTAACGTGCATCAGATATAGGAGGGCAACTATTTCTTGTGCTTCTTGGACTCTTCAGACAATGAAAATGGAGTGAGGGTTGAGGACAGGGATCTGAGAAGCCACATCAGGCCAGCCTTACCTTCATGTTGTCAGGGGGGTCTCCTTGGCCTGTAGTTGCACAAACAAATATCACCAGGGGCTCGTTAATCAGATTCACCTCAACAAAAAGATACACGTGTAAGACCTTGGGCTGTAAATGACCAGGCATCCTCCCTGAAACCTCGTCCCCTCTCTTTCGCTCAGGCTAATAGGGAAGAGGGCCTCACGTGAGCAACCCTGGCGACCAGCCTGCCTTTTCTCTTTTGGGCTTCAACTTCTTCCAGGTGCTAAACTGGAAGAatccccccttcccccttcccctaaATCCTCCATAGGGGAACACGAGAACACGAGGCCTTTTGATTGACGACCCCGAGGGGCGGGAATGCCAGGCCTGCTGGCGTCTCCCCGCCTAGGCCCTAGCGAGCCCTCACCACCGGGTAGGAGTCCAGGGCCTGCACCCGGCAGCAGAGGCGCCGGCGGCGGGCCTCGCGACCCAGCCTCTCCGACACATCCTGAGCAGTGCCTGTCTGGCTGCCGAAGAGCACCAGAAGCTGCGGGCTCGGCATCGGGGTGCGCCCGGGGGATCCCTGGACCGAGACTGAGGACCGGGAAGACAGCTCTGCCAGCCTGACGGCAGGGACCGCTCCGCCTTCCGACTTCCGCCGTCGGCCGGAAGTGACGTCCTTGGGACGCGCCCAGTGGGGCATGGCGTCCTGGCGCGGCAGGCAGACGCCGGCGGCCTGTGTTGGGTCTCGGGCCTGGGCCGGGGGATCGGCGGCGCACCTGGGCCGAGGGCTGGGGCGGGCGGGGCCGCTCGCCGCCTCTCGCGCGCAGCGGCGGCGGCAGGCCCCGGCGAGGCCCGCGGGGAGAGGAGGCTCAGCCCCGCGGGAGGCGCGATCTGTTGGGCCCTGGCCCGCGCTCAACCGGCGCGATGCTCTTCTCGCTCCGGGAGCTGGTGCAGTGGCTGGGCTTCGCTACCTTCGAAATATTCGTACACCTGCTGGCCCTGTTGGTGTTCTCTGTGCTGCTTGCACTGCGTGTGGACGGCCTGGCCCCGGGCCTCTCCTGGTGGAACGTGTTCGTGCCCTTCTTCGCAGCTGACGGGCTCAGCACCTACTTCACCACGATCGTGTCCGTGCGCCTCTTCCAGGATGGAGAGAAGAGACTGGCGGTGCTCCGCCTCTTCTGGGTCCTCACGGTCCTTAGCCTTAAGTTTGTCTTCGAGATGCTGTTGTGCCAGAAACTGGTGGAGCAGACTCGAGAGCTCTGGTTCGGCCTGATCACGTCTCCAGTCTTCATTCTCCTGCAGCTGCTCATGATCCGGGCCTGTCGCGTCAACTAGCTTCTCCGAGGGAGAGTTGGACAGCTAGAGTGCTGGACCTCTAGCCGAGACCCTACTTGCACTGCACCAGAAAAGAAGTCTTGATCTGAAAGCAACGCCTGCTTGTGCCCAGCTGAGTGCCCAATTTCCTCTATACCAATCATGTCTGAAATTGTTTCCTCAGCATGGCTAAAAAAAATAGCCTTAATCCTCAAAACGTATTTCCTGTTATTTCATGCGTTGAGTAGGCAATCCTGAATTGAGATCCTGAGAAGGTTTCGCGGCCAGACATTTCTGAACTCCTCTGACATTTGGAAACTGAATATGAGTAAAATGTCCCCATGGGCTTTGAGTATTTTCGATGGGTCCTGGGAAAGTACTCCTGTAGAAAGGCTGCAAATCTGGGCTTTCGAGGATTTTCTCCAGCCTGCAGGGCTAACCTAAGAATTCACTGCTCCATCCATCCAGACCAGACTTCGTTAGCTGTCTTTGTTAGATCTAAAAAGTGTAAATGACTTTGTATCTCCTCCCCTGTGCTAGGGGAGAGAATGGCCCTTGCTTCATTTCAACCCAGTTAGAGACAGAAGAATGTTGAATAAGAGCACCATTAGGGCCCTATCTGGTTATCTGTCACCTGAGGAAAGAGCTCTGCTGTCCAGATGCGGCTTGGCTTCCAGATAGGAAGAGCAAAGACTGCAATTTCACAGACTTTTTCACCACCTCGTGGCTGGCACTATAGCACACCTGAGACAGATTTAGGTCTCCCTAAGGTGCTCTGATGCCCATGGCATTGACATCTACAAATAGGAAGTTTGTGAGTGGCCCAGCTTTGTTGGCCTGAGGTCTGTGGTTTGATGCCAGTCAGGTGCCAAATGAGAACATTTGctgagatgaaaataaaataagagaatgttTTCCTGAAATGAACAGTGGTCATCCGtaccttttaaaagttaaatagtaTGAGTACATAGATGCTCTTTACTGTATGGTGTAACTGGTTGCAGAATAGAGGTTGTAGGTGGACTGGAAGGTGTGGCCAGAGCTTAGTGGGCGGTAGTGGTGGGGGACCACTTCTGGAAAATCCCTGCTTCCTGCTTTAGGTGGCAGgtagctccctcccctccccccagtgtGAAGACAACAGTCTGGACCCATGTTGAGGACCTGCAGAATAGTTAGTGTGACACTAGAGTCCTTGGCTTCTTGCCATTGTGTGGGCTTTGAGGGCCTTGCTGGTACTCTGCAGCAGGGATCAGCAAACGCTCTGTGGCCTGTGGATAAgctgaggatggttttacatttttaaagggttaaaataaaaaatggtgacaGAGTGAATGTGACTTGCAGAGTACAGGGTCTCTCAATTCCGCACTCTTGGTCTTTTGGGCtagatcattctttttttttttttttgagacagagtctcgctcgggctgttacccgggctagagtgagtgccgtggcatcagcctagctcacagcaacctctaactcctgggtttaagcgatcctcctgcctcagcctcccgagaagctgggactacaggcacgcaccaccatgcccggctaattttttctatatatattttagttgggcagataatttctttctatttttagtagagacggggtctcactcttgctcaggctggtctccaactcctgacctcgagcgatccacccacctcggcctcccagagggctaggattacaggcgtgagccaccgcgcccggcctagatcaTTCTTTATTGTGGGCATGGTGGGAGCGAGAACTGTCTTGAGGGTACAAGATGTTCAGCCGCGCCCCCGGCCTCTACTCACTAGGTGCCAGTCGCACCCTTCACTCGTGACAACCAGAAGTTTATCCAGATGTTTTCAGGTCCCTTGGGGCACAAAAT is from Lemur catta isolate mLemCat1 chromosome 10, mLemCat1.pri, whole genome shotgun sequence and encodes:
- the NDOR1 gene encoding NADPH-dependent diflavin oxidoreductase 1 isoform X5: MPSPQLLVLFGSQTGTAQDVSERLGREARRRRLCCRVQALDSYPVVNLINEPLVIFVCATTGQGDPPDNMKNFWRFIFRKNLPSTSLCRMDFAVLGLGDSSYSKYNFVAKKLHRRLLQLGGSALLPVCLGDDQHELGPDAAIDPWLRDLWEKVLELCPVPQDLAVIPPGVPLPSKFALHFLQEDPGTGSEEQRAASPGSQGPPSELQPFLAPVVANQRVTGPSHFQDVRLIDFDITGSGISFAAGDVVLIQPSNSAAHVQQFCQVLGLNPDQRFTLQPREPGVPCPPRLPQPCSVRHLVSQYLDIASVPRRSFFELLACLSAHELEREKLLEFSSAQGQEELHEYCSRPRRTILEVLCDFPHTAGAIPPDYLLDLIPAIRPRAFSIASSLLVQPSRLQILVAVVQYQTRLREPRRGLCSSWLASLDPGQGAARVPLWVRPGGLAFPETPDTPVIMVGPGTGVAPFRAAIQERVAQGWTGNILFFGCRRRDQDFYWEAEWRDLERKGCLTLVTAFSRELSPCPSPTLQERKVYVQHRLRELGPLVWELLDRQGACFYLAGNAKYMPADVSEALMSIFREEGGLSGPDAAAYLARLQRTLRFQTETWA
- the NDOR1 gene encoding NADPH-dependent diflavin oxidoreductase 1 isoform X3, which codes for MPSPQLLVLFGSQTGTAQDVSERLGREARRRRLCCRVQALDSYPVVNLINEPLVIFVCATTGQGDPPDNMKNFWRFIFRKNLPSTSLCRMDFAVLGLGDSSYSKYNFVAKKLHRRLLQLGGSALLPVCLGDDQHELGPDAAIDPWLRDLWEKVLELCPVPQDLAVIPPGVPLPSKFALHFLQEDPGTGSEEQRAASPGSQGPPSELQPFLAPVVANQRVTGPSHFQDVRLIDFDITGSGISFAAGDVVLIQPSNSAAHVQQFCQVLGLNPDQRFTLQPREPGVPCPPRLPQPCSVRHLVSQYLDIASVPRRSFFELLACLSAHELEREKLLEFSSAQGQEELHEYCSRPRRTILEVLCDFPHTAGAIPPDYLLDLIPAIRPRAFSIASSLLVQPSRLQILVAVVQYQTRLREPRRGLCSSWLASLDPGQGAARVPLWVRPGGLAFPETPDTPVIMVGPGTGVAPFRAAIQERVAQGWTGNILFFGCRRRDQDFYWEAEWRDLERKGCLTLVTAFSREQERKVYVQHRLRELGPLVWELLDRQGACFYLAGNAKYMPADVSEALMSIFREEGGLSGPDAAAYLARLQRTLRFQTETWA
- the NDOR1 gene encoding NADPH-dependent diflavin oxidoreductase 1 isoform X1; amino-acid sequence: MPSPQLLVLFGSQTGTAQDVSERLGREARRRRLCCRVQALDSYPVVNLINEPLVIFVCATTGQGDPPDNMKNFWRFIFRKNLPSTSLCRMDFAVLGLGDSSYSKYNFVAKKLHRRLLQLGGSALLPVCLGDDQHELGPDAAIDPWLRDLWEKVLELCPVPQDLAVIPPGVPLPSKFALHFLQEDPGTGSEEQRAASPGSQGPPSELQPFLAPVVANQRVTGPSHFQDVRLIDFDITGSGISFAAGDVVLIQPSNSAAHVQQFCQVLGLNPDQRFTLQPREPGVPCPPRLPQPCSVRHLVSQYLDIASVPRRSFFELLACLSAHELEREKLLEFSSAQGQEELHEYCSRPRRTILEVLCDFPHTAGAIPPDYLLDLIPAIRPRAFSIASSLLVQPSRLQILVAVVQYQTRLREPRRGLCSSWLASLDPGQGAARVPLWVRPGGLAFPETPDTPVIMVGPGTGVAPFRAAIQERVAQGWTGNILFFGCRRRDQDFYWEAEWRDLERKGCLTLVTAFSREQVGVPGNRGLGGSIQAQPLPISHPAGAEGVCAAPAPGAGAARVGAAGPPGRLLLPGRVSRAWVWQEWAQPPGVSASLSPVRMALQQRQVHAGRRLRSPDVHLPGGGRALWPRCGCLPGQAPADAALPD